A region from the Streptomyces sp. 3214.6 genome encodes:
- a CDS encoding class F sortase, which yields MYAYELSEAADEKERQKKRAPWGVIALVLLTGLALIRNGSGEFDIGPPQPASAAAADSRAGALGLPPTPLAYAVPNRVRIPAISVDAPIMPVGLDTDGWVAAPPPEDPNLAGWFTGGVSPGEKGTSVVVGHVDNKLGPAVFYGLGALKKGNRVEVSRQDGKTAVFDVYGIEVFEKNNFPGDRVYASKGSPELRIITCGGGFSKAKGYDGNVVAFARLVEVR from the coding sequence ATGTATGCGTACGAGCTGTCCGAGGCGGCGGATGAAAAGGAGCGGCAGAAGAAGCGCGCCCCTTGGGGCGTGATAGCGCTTGTTCTGCTGACCGGTCTCGCGCTCATCCGGAACGGGTCGGGGGAGTTCGACATCGGCCCGCCGCAGCCGGCCTCGGCGGCGGCCGCGGACAGTCGGGCCGGCGCCCTCGGCCTGCCCCCGACTCCGCTGGCGTACGCCGTGCCGAACCGGGTACGGATCCCCGCCATCAGCGTGGACGCGCCGATCATGCCGGTCGGCCTGGACACGGACGGCTGGGTGGCCGCACCGCCGCCGGAGGACCCGAACCTGGCCGGCTGGTTCACGGGCGGGGTCTCGCCCGGCGAGAAGGGGACGTCGGTCGTCGTCGGCCATGTCGACAACAAACTGGGTCCGGCCGTCTTCTACGGTCTCGGAGCCCTGAAGAAGGGAAACCGCGTCGAGGTGTCGCGGCAGGACGGAAAGACCGCGGTCTTCGATGTCTATGGCATCGAGGTGTTCGAGAAGAACAACTTCCCCGGCGACCGCGTCTACGCTTCGAAGGGCTCTCCGGAACTGCGGATCATCACCTGCGGGGGCGGTTTCTCCAAGGCGAAGGGTTACGACGGGAATGTCGTCGCTTTCGCCCGCCTGGTCGAGGTCCGTTGA
- a CDS encoding sigma-70 family RNA polymerase sigma factor, with protein sequence MTAGITLTATGPTTAEHELAALQREHGRPLFALLLRLSDGDRQRAEDLVQETLVRAWQHPEALRTDAFDSVRPWLLTVGRRLAIDARRARQARPAEVGDAVLENAPVHADHAERAAAALDVREAVKTLTPEHREVLVLVYFQGASVAEAAEALGIPPGTVKSRAYYALRALRRVLPGYAADLH encoded by the coding sequence ATGACCGCCGGAATCACCCTCACCGCGACCGGGCCGACGACCGCCGAGCACGAACTCGCCGCCTTGCAGCGCGAGCACGGCAGGCCGCTCTTCGCGCTGCTGCTGAGGCTGTCCGACGGCGACCGCCAGCGCGCCGAGGACCTCGTCCAGGAGACCCTGGTGCGCGCCTGGCAGCATCCCGAGGCACTGCGCACCGACGCCTTCGACTCCGTACGGCCCTGGCTGCTCACCGTGGGCCGACGGCTCGCCATCGACGCGCGGCGCGCCCGGCAGGCGCGGCCGGCGGAGGTCGGGGACGCGGTGCTGGAGAACGCGCCGGTCCACGCCGACCACGCCGAGCGGGCCGCCGCGGCCCTCGATGTGCGCGAGGCTGTGAAGACACTCACTCCGGAACACCGTGAAGTCCTGGTGCTGGTGTATTTCCAAGGGGCGAGTGTGGCGGAGGCCGCCGAAGCCCTCGGAATTCCTCCGGGTACGGTGAAGTCCCGCGCGTACTACGCGCTGCGCGCCCTACGCCGGGTGCTTCCGGGATACGCGGCCGACCTGCACTGA
- a CDS encoding SCO0930 family lipoprotein, whose protein sequence is MKTTWRSASLAAGTVAVLALTAACGSESGTSASSQNVGATAPAGGIGGVGSGYGGVGASASASAPGGVGTGTDTGTGAQTAGAGELAISANGQLGKILTDSAGKTLYRFDADTAEPPKSNCDGDCATTWPPVSADDTSAGDGIDKSLLGEITRPDGTKQLTVGGWPAYYYAKDAKPGDTTGQGVGNKWFALAPDGKKAKSGSGSGSGSDTAQAGLSVRKDANLGDIVVDKAGMTVYRFIKDKAWPKPVSNCNGACRDKWPVVEPVDFSQTKGIQKKGYMNFTRSDGDKQQTINCFPIYTFSGDKAPGDINGQGVGGTWYAVAPNGDLVGAPKK, encoded by the coding sequence ATGAAGACCACCTGGCGGAGCGCCTCACTCGCGGCGGGCACCGTGGCCGTTCTGGCGCTGACGGCGGCGTGCGGATCCGAAAGCGGCACGTCGGCGTCGAGCCAGAACGTCGGAGCCACGGCTCCGGCCGGTGGCATCGGCGGCGTCGGCAGCGGCTACGGCGGGGTCGGCGCCAGTGCGAGCGCCAGCGCGCCCGGCGGCGTCGGTACCGGTACCGACACCGGTACCGGAGCCCAGACCGCGGGTGCCGGTGAACTGGCCATCTCCGCGAACGGCCAGCTCGGCAAGATCCTGACCGACAGCGCAGGCAAGACTCTCTACCGCTTCGACGCGGACACCGCCGAACCGCCGAAGTCGAACTGCGACGGCGACTGCGCCACCACCTGGCCGCCGGTGTCCGCCGACGACACCAGCGCCGGCGACGGCATCGACAAGTCGCTGCTCGGCGAGATCACCCGCCCCGACGGCACCAAGCAGCTCACCGTCGGCGGCTGGCCGGCCTACTACTACGCCAAGGACGCCAAGCCCGGTGACACCACCGGCCAGGGCGTGGGCAACAAGTGGTTCGCGCTGGCCCCCGACGGCAAGAAGGCCAAGTCGGGCTCGGGGTCGGGCTCGGGCTCGGACACCGCCCAGGCGGGCCTGTCCGTCCGCAAGGACGCCAACCTCGGTGACATCGTGGTCGACAAGGCCGGCATGACGGTCTACCGCTTCATCAAGGACAAGGCGTGGCCCAAGCCGGTGTCGAACTGCAACGGCGCCTGCCGGGACAAGTGGCCGGTGGTCGAGCCCGTCGACTTCTCCCAGACCAAGGGGATCCAGAAGAAGGGCTACATGAACTTCACCCGGTCCGACGGTGACAAGCAGCAGACCATCAACTGCTTCCCGATCTACACCTTCTCCGGTGACAAGGCCCCCGGCGACATCAACGGCCAGGGCGTCGGCGGTACCTGGTACGCCGTGGCCCCCAATGGAGACCTGGTCGGCGCGCCCAAGAAGTAG
- a CDS encoding polysaccharide deacetylase family protein, producing MKKDQLFTRRRALLAGAAAVGAVGTAGVFGWGGDSKPVKAAAPAPAAGAPARGIPRKPSAYRLQPLTGYGPPHAAPARTPVRREPLLRMNGRGRTMVLTFDDGPDPRYTPGILDTLAEYDVRAMFFVCGEMAVDNEDLLERMADDGHIVGNHTWSHPLLTRLTRRQIRSEMIRTSDVIEESYGERPRWFRAPYGAWNRAAFQLGAELGMEPLAWTVDSLDWTTPGTGTIVERVEQGAAPGVVVLSHDAGGDRSQSVRALRRYLPQLLDSGYHITVPHRKYT from the coding sequence ATGAAGAAGGATCAGTTGTTCACGCGGCGCCGGGCGTTGCTCGCGGGCGCCGCCGCGGTCGGAGCGGTCGGCACGGCCGGAGTGTTCGGGTGGGGCGGGGACAGCAAGCCGGTGAAGGCCGCCGCCCCGGCCCCCGCGGCGGGCGCCCCGGCGCGCGGCATCCCGCGGAAGCCCTCCGCCTACCGTCTCCAGCCGCTGACCGGCTACGGCCCCCCGCACGCCGCGCCCGCCCGCACCCCGGTGCGCCGCGAACCGCTGCTGAGGATGAACGGCCGCGGCCGCACCATGGTGCTGACCTTCGACGACGGCCCCGACCCCCGCTACACCCCTGGCATCCTCGACACGCTGGCCGAGTACGACGTGCGCGCGATGTTCTTCGTGTGCGGGGAGATGGCCGTCGACAACGAGGACCTGCTGGAACGCATGGCCGACGACGGCCACATCGTCGGCAACCACACCTGGTCCCACCCCCTGCTCACCCGGCTGACCCGCCGCCAGATCCGCTCCGAGATGATCCGCACCAGCGACGTCATCGAGGAGAGCTACGGTGAGCGGCCCCGCTGGTTCCGCGCCCCCTACGGCGCCTGGAACCGCGCCGCCTTCCAACTCGGCGCCGAACTCGGCATGGAACCCCTCGCCTGGACGGTCGACAGCCTCGACTGGACCACCCCCGGCACCGGCACCATCGTCGAACGGGTCGAACAGGGCGCCGCCCCCGGCGTCGTGGTGCTCTCGCACGACGCCGGGGGCGACCGCTCCCAGAGCGTGCGGGCGCTGCGCAGATATCTGCCGCAGCTATTGGATTCCGGCTATCACATCACCGTTCCGCACCGGAAGTACACCTGA
- a CDS encoding SAM-dependent methyltransferase, giving the protein MERPAWAPRSIDISVPSVSRIYDYYLGGSYNFEVDREAARRAMEFMPGLPKISQANRAFMRRAVRYAVGEGITQFLDVGSGIPTFGNVHEVAQAASPGARVVYVDHDPVAVAHSEAVLADNADADVVAADLRKPQEILGSPQVEQLIDLERPVALLLVALLHFVEDADDPYAAVAEFGAALAPGSLLVLTHASYEGIPLPPERAEGAVDVYKDIRNPLVMRSRAEIERFFEGYDMVEPGLVPMPHWRPDTAPEDEDPWAFSGFAGVGRTA; this is encoded by the coding sequence ATGGAGCGTCCCGCCTGGGCCCCTCGGAGCATCGACATCTCGGTGCCGAGCGTCTCGCGGATCTACGACTACTACCTGGGCGGTTCGTACAACTTCGAGGTCGACCGGGAAGCGGCCCGCAGGGCCATGGAGTTCATGCCGGGACTCCCGAAGATCAGCCAGGCGAACCGGGCGTTCATGCGCCGCGCCGTGCGGTACGCGGTCGGCGAGGGCATCACTCAGTTCCTCGACGTCGGCTCCGGCATCCCCACCTTCGGCAACGTCCACGAGGTCGCCCAGGCGGCCAGCCCGGGGGCGCGGGTGGTGTACGTCGATCACGACCCGGTGGCCGTCGCGCACAGCGAGGCGGTGCTGGCGGACAACGCCGACGCCGACGTCGTGGCCGCCGACCTGCGCAAGCCGCAGGAGATCCTCGGCAGCCCGCAGGTGGAGCAACTGATCGACCTGGAGCGGCCGGTGGCGCTGCTGCTCGTCGCCCTGCTGCACTTCGTGGAGGACGCGGACGACCCGTACGCGGCGGTGGCCGAGTTCGGCGCCGCGCTCGCGCCCGGCAGTCTGCTCGTGCTCACGCATGCCTCGTACGAGGGAATCCCGCTGCCGCCGGAGCGGGCCGAGGGCGCGGTGGACGTATACAAGGACATTCGCAACCCGCTGGTCATGCGCTCGCGTGCCGAGATCGAGCGGTTCTTCGAGGGGTACGACATGGTGGAACCGGGACTGGTGCCGATGCCGCACTGGCGGCCGGACACGGCGCCGGAGGACGAGGACCCCTGGGCCTTCTCGGGTTTCGCCGGCGTGGGGCGTACGGCGTGA
- a CDS encoding universal stress protein, with the protein MTEQHSQQPAHQFERGTDGPKVIVAGVDGSDTSLRAAAYAAGLARRQHALLAVVYVQPVLAAGAAFGVPVADTTDAIAEDLVAQIRHATERTRGIFDVRWEFHTFRGDPYSGLVKAADQLKADAVVVGASEQAGHRIVGSVAIRLVKAGRWPVTVVP; encoded by the coding sequence GTGACGGAACAGCACTCACAGCAGCCCGCGCACCAGTTCGAGCGGGGCACGGATGGACCCAAGGTCATCGTCGCCGGCGTGGACGGCTCCGACACCTCGCTCCGGGCCGCGGCCTACGCGGCCGGTCTGGCCCGGCGCCAGCACGCGCTGCTCGCCGTGGTGTACGTGCAGCCGGTGCTGGCGGCGGGCGCGGCGTTCGGAGTGCCGGTCGCCGACACGACCGACGCGATCGCCGAGGACCTGGTCGCGCAGATCCGGCACGCCACCGAGCGGACGCGCGGGATATTCGATGTGCGCTGGGAGTTCCACACCTTCCGTGGCGACCCCTACAGCGGGCTGGTGAAGGCGGCGGACCAGCTCAAGGCGGACGCGGTGGTGGTGGGCGCCTCCGAACAGGCGGGCCACCGGATCGTGGGGTCCGTCGCGATCCGGCTGGTGAAGGCGGGGCGGTGGCCGGTGACGGTGGTGCCGTAG
- a CDS encoding LysR family transcriptional regulator: MESRPLRYFVAVAEELNFTRAAERLGISAPPLSRAIRGLETELGAALFERTTHSVALTPAGEVLLAEARFALEALEAAGRRARRAADGGPKLVLAVKADGDAGLLEALCARYAQEPSALPVTVRLSGWQEQPRLLRLGEADAALIYEPFDRTGLDSERLTTEPYVAALATDHPLAARDRVTLADLGLRPGELHRYLDEIRSQGHDLAQLITLVGLGRVIPVLPASVVVRYPRPNVVYRPVSDAPPAALAIVWPQQSRSTATAALVRAAVSVAEAAGENATVTPLREREREREAG; this comes from the coding sequence ATGGAGTCCCGTCCGCTGCGCTATTTCGTCGCCGTCGCCGAGGAGCTCAACTTCACCCGCGCCGCGGAGCGGCTGGGCATCTCCGCGCCACCGCTGTCCCGGGCGATCCGCGGGCTGGAGACGGAGCTGGGGGCCGCCCTCTTCGAGCGGACCACCCACAGCGTGGCGCTCACCCCGGCGGGAGAGGTCCTCCTGGCGGAGGCCCGGTTCGCGCTGGAGGCGTTGGAGGCCGCGGGGCGGCGCGCACGGCGGGCCGCCGACGGAGGCCCGAAGCTGGTACTGGCCGTGAAGGCCGACGGCGACGCGGGACTGCTGGAGGCGCTGTGCGCGCGCTACGCGCAGGAGCCGTCCGCGCTGCCGGTCACCGTCCGCCTGAGCGGATGGCAGGAGCAGCCCCGGCTGCTGCGGCTCGGCGAGGCCGACGCCGCGCTGATCTACGAGCCGTTCGACCGCACCGGTCTCGACTCCGAGAGGCTCACCACCGAGCCGTACGTCGCCGCCCTCGCGACGGACCACCCGCTCGCCGCCCGTGACCGGGTGACCCTCGCCGACCTGGGCCTGCGCCCCGGCGAGCTGCACCGCTACCTGGACGAGATCCGCAGCCAGGGCCACGACCTCGCCCAACTCATCACCCTGGTCGGCCTCGGCCGCGTCATACCCGTGCTGCCCGCCTCCGTCGTCGTCCGCTACCCCCGCCCGAACGTCGTCTACCGCCCGGTGTCGGACGCCCCGCCCGCGGCGTTGGCCATCGTCTGGCCGCAGCAGTCCCGCTCGACGGCCACGGCCGCCCTCGTCCGCGCCGCCGTGTCGGTGGCGGAAGCGGCCGGGGAGAACGCCACCGTGACGCCCTTGCGGGAACGGGAACGGGAACGGGAAGCGGGCTGA
- a CDS encoding NAD(P)H-binding protein — MIVVTTPTGQIGREVVARLLDAGEGSAPVRVIVRDPGSLAPQVRERVDVVQGSHADPAVLKEACQGADQVFWLVPPTPTAPDAEAHYGEFTDRLCEVIEAQGLERVVAVSTLGRGIARGAGLISAGLAMDERIAATGVPYRALCPPALMENTLRQLASIRDTGVFATGHVTDRVLRLCATRDVGAAAARLLLDDSWSGRADVPLVSPDELTPEGMADILAEVLGRPVRAQFLPVAEQRAGLLRAGATEGWVRSYTDMVTAQNEQGFYGASQRPTPDLAPTTFRQWCEEVLRPAAEG; from the coding sequence ATGATTGTCGTCACTACGCCCACCGGGCAGATCGGCCGTGAGGTCGTCGCCCGCCTCCTCGACGCCGGCGAGGGCTCCGCACCGGTCCGGGTGATCGTCCGCGACCCCGGTTCGCTCGCCCCGCAGGTGCGCGAGCGCGTCGACGTCGTCCAGGGGTCGCACGCCGACCCGGCCGTGCTGAAGGAAGCCTGTCAGGGTGCCGACCAGGTGTTCTGGCTGGTCCCGCCGACCCCCACCGCGCCCGACGCCGAGGCGCACTACGGTGAGTTCACCGACCGGCTGTGCGAGGTGATCGAAGCGCAGGGCCTGGAGCGAGTGGTGGCCGTCTCCACCCTCGGCCGTGGCATCGCGCGGGGCGCCGGGCTGATCTCCGCCGGCCTCGCCATGGACGAGCGGATCGCCGCCACGGGCGTCCCCTACCGGGCGCTGTGCCCGCCCGCCCTGATGGAGAACACACTCCGTCAACTGGCCTCGATCCGTGACACCGGAGTGTTCGCCACCGGGCATGTGACCGACCGTGTGCTGCGGCTGTGTGCCACGCGCGACGTCGGCGCCGCGGCCGCCCGGCTGCTGCTCGACGACTCCTGGTCCGGGCGGGCGGACGTCCCCCTGGTCAGCCCGGACGAGCTGACCCCCGAGGGCATGGCCGACATCCTCGCCGAGGTGCTCGGCAGGCCTGTGCGCGCTCAGTTCCTTCCGGTCGCCGAGCAGCGGGCGGGGCTGCTGCGGGCCGGGGCGACGGAGGGCTGGGTCCGTTCCTACACCGACATGGTGACGGCCCAGAACGAGCAGGGTTTCTACGGCGCCTCCCAGCGCCCGACGCCCGATCTCGCGCCCACCACCTTCCGTCAGTGGTGCGAGGAGGTGCTCAGGCCGGCAGCCGAGGGCTGA
- a CDS encoding putative bifunctional diguanylate cyclase/phosphodiesterase, translating to MSAEPDGPEDRLRRFVTIWSRAVFPVTSTSLTRPELEEQLLPLARRLSGALLERAFDADAGKAVGSALVDAHCTDPEALSRSLDCVDAYLVLYCGEDGPQEDLRTRASRLQHAMAAGYAQALRRRTLAEQEAIAQAALRAQGVVAQALHASEARFRAVFEGAAIGIGIADLEGNVLQVNGALLRMFGGSEQSLRGRRVQDLTHPEDAPQTWKLYSELVRGEREHYHTEKAFSRPDGTVLWTNLTVSLLRDADGNPQYQLALMEDTTERRLLNLRLRYEATHDALTGLPNRTLFFERLEKALGARENQRFGLCYLDLDGFKTINDSLGHAAGDRLLVEVADRLQSCATAPGEMVARLGGDEFVALTTGPDTRREVDELAARIMNALLAPVSIDGRELTVRGSIGIVEGPAGERSAAEVLRSADITMYRAKSAGGNRFELADPEADARAITRHGLTTALPAALERGEFFIEYQPLVHLGDGSVRGAEALVRWLHPQHGVLGPDRFIPLAERTGLIVPLGRWVLQESVRQAGEWRERNGDTAPVRINVNLSPCQLTHPGLVQDTVEILERAGVEPAALCLEVTESALIGADDDLLKPLRQLAEMGVDIALDDFGTGYSNLANLRRLPVNVLKLDRSFTQGMQQFPADPVDLKIVEGIVSLAHSLNLAVTVEGVETGAQAEQLRILGCDTAQGWYYARPGPPDRLHQLALVDATG from the coding sequence GTGAGTGCGGAGCCGGACGGGCCGGAGGACAGACTGCGGCGGTTCGTGACGATCTGGAGCCGGGCCGTGTTCCCGGTGACCTCGACGTCGCTGACCCGGCCCGAGCTGGAGGAACAACTGCTGCCGCTGGCACGGCGGTTGAGCGGGGCGCTGCTGGAGCGGGCCTTCGACGCGGACGCGGGCAAGGCGGTGGGCTCGGCTCTCGTCGACGCGCACTGCACCGACCCCGAGGCGCTCAGCCGCTCCCTCGACTGCGTGGACGCCTACCTGGTGCTCTACTGCGGCGAGGACGGCCCCCAGGAGGACCTGCGCACCCGTGCCTCGCGGCTGCAGCACGCCATGGCGGCCGGATACGCGCAGGCGCTGCGCCGGCGCACGCTCGCCGAGCAGGAGGCCATCGCCCAGGCCGCGTTGCGGGCCCAGGGCGTGGTCGCGCAGGCACTGCACGCGAGTGAGGCCCGCTTCCGAGCGGTCTTCGAGGGCGCCGCGATAGGAATCGGCATCGCCGACCTGGAAGGCAACGTCCTCCAGGTCAACGGGGCGTTGCTGCGGATGTTCGGCGGCTCCGAGCAGAGTCTGCGGGGCCGCAGGGTCCAGGACCTGACCCATCCCGAGGACGCGCCGCAGACCTGGAAGCTGTACTCCGAACTCGTCCGCGGCGAGCGCGAGCACTACCACACGGAGAAGGCGTTCAGCCGTCCTGACGGAACGGTCCTGTGGACCAACCTGACGGTCTCGCTGCTGCGTGACGCGGACGGCAACCCGCAGTATCAGCTGGCCCTGATGGAGGACACCACCGAGCGCCGGCTGCTGAACCTCCGGCTGCGCTACGAGGCCACCCATGACGCGCTGACCGGCCTGCCCAACCGCACCCTGTTCTTCGAACGCCTGGAGAAGGCGCTGGGCGCCCGCGAGAACCAGCGCTTCGGTCTGTGCTACCTCGACCTGGACGGCTTCAAGACCATCAACGACAGCCTCGGACACGCGGCCGGCGACCGGCTGCTCGTCGAGGTCGCCGACCGGCTGCAGTCCTGCGCGACAGCGCCCGGTGAGATGGTCGCCCGGCTCGGCGGCGACGAGTTCGTCGCGCTGACCACCGGCCCCGACACCCGCCGCGAGGTCGACGAACTCGCCGCGCGCATCATGAACGCCCTGCTCGCGCCGGTCAGCATCGACGGCCGGGAGCTGACCGTGCGCGGCAGCATCGGCATCGTCGAGGGGCCGGCCGGGGAGCGCAGCGCGGCGGAGGTGCTGCGCAGCGCCGACATCACGATGTACCGGGCCAAGTCGGCGGGCGGCAACCGTTTCGAGCTCGCCGACCCGGAGGCCGACGCCCGCGCGATCACCCGGCACGGGCTGACCACGGCGCTTCCGGCGGCTCTCGAACGCGGTGAGTTCTTCATCGAGTACCAGCCCCTGGTGCACCTCGGCGACGGCAGTGTGCGCGGCGCGGAGGCCCTGGTGCGCTGGCTGCACCCGCAGCACGGGGTGCTCGGCCCCGACCGGTTCATCCCGCTCGCCGAGCGCACCGGGCTGATCGTGCCGCTCGGCCGCTGGGTCCTTCAGGAGTCGGTCCGGCAGGCCGGCGAGTGGCGGGAACGCAACGGGGACACCGCGCCCGTCCGTATCAACGTCAACCTCTCCCCGTGCCAGCTCACCCACCCGGGTCTGGTGCAGGACACCGTCGAGATCCTGGAGCGGGCGGGCGTCGAGCCGGCCGCGCTGTGCCTGGAGGTGACGGAGTCGGCGCTGATCGGCGCCGACGACGACCTGCTCAAACCCCTGCGTCAACTCGCCGAGATGGGCGTCGACATCGCCCTCGACGACTTCGGCACGGGCTACTCCAACCTGGCCAATCTGCGCCGTCTCCCGGTGAACGTGCTCAAGCTGGACCGGTCCTTCACCCAGGGAATGCAGCAGTTCCCGGCGGACCCCGTCGACCTCAAGATCGTCGAGGGGATCGTCTCGCTCGCCCACAGCCTGAACCTCGCGGTCACGGTGGAGGGCGTGGAGACCGGCGCGCAGGCCGAGCAGCTGCGCATACTGGGCTGCGACACGGCCCAGGGCTGGTACTACGCCCGCCCCGGCCCGCCGGACCGGCTCCACCAACTGGCCCTGGTGGACGCCACGGGGTGA
- a CDS encoding bestrophin-like domain, with protein MPEWLVLTLAMLAACAVVVVVTLVRHRRAPEDEDPSETPDVIEYMTMWIGVVYAIVLGLAIAGVWEARSVAQDHVQAEAQALHEISERVRVYPTDVRDRIRDDVNAYVGHVVTVEWKTMADDGEVTKRGDELLQRVRVDVTDYRPASDFEAQAYQPLLDQMAAADQARNARAASTGATMPGVVWFGLLAGAVITIGMVFALQIRRTPRELVLAGLFSALIAFLLFLIWDFDAPYSRGVTASAEPFLHLFPHIGG; from the coding sequence TTGCCGGAATGGCTTGTTCTCACCCTCGCGATGCTCGCCGCCTGTGCGGTGGTGGTCGTCGTCACCCTCGTACGGCACCGTAGGGCGCCCGAGGACGAGGACCCCTCCGAGACCCCGGACGTCATCGAGTACATGACGATGTGGATCGGCGTGGTGTACGCCATCGTGCTGGGCCTGGCCATCGCGGGCGTGTGGGAGGCGCGCAGCGTCGCCCAGGACCACGTCCAGGCGGAGGCCCAGGCGCTGCACGAGATCTCCGAGCGCGTGCGGGTCTACCCGACCGACGTCCGTGACCGTATTCGGGACGATGTCAACGCCTATGTCGGACACGTCGTCACCGTCGAATGGAAGACGATGGCCGACGACGGCGAGGTGACCAAGCGCGGCGACGAACTCCTGCAGCGCGTCCGGGTCGACGTCACCGACTACCGGCCGGCGTCCGACTTCGAGGCGCAGGCGTATCAGCCGCTGCTCGACCAGATGGCCGCGGCGGACCAGGCGCGCAACGCCCGCGCGGCCTCGACCGGGGCGACCATGCCCGGCGTGGTGTGGTTCGGACTGCTGGCCGGGGCCGTCATCACCATCGGCATGGTCTTCGCTCTGCAGATCCGGCGCACGCCCCGTGAACTGGTCCTGGCCGGGCTGTTCTCCGCGCTCATCGCGTTCCTGCTCTTCCTGATCTGGGACTTCGACGCGCCCTACAGCCGGGGTGTCACCGCGTCGGCGGAGCCGTTCCTCCACCTCTTCCCGCACATCGGCGGCTGA
- a CDS encoding CapA family protein gives MIARRHQMALVLTAVLASAAACQARDRPAEPTGRPAPSAARGFTLVASGDVLPHGTIIDRAHFDAGGPGYDFRPMFEGVKPVVSRADLALCHMETVYGANGAYTGYPVFRSPPEIAPALAATGYDGCSTASNHSLDDGAAGVRRTLDALDGAGVRHAGTARTEAEANSVTMLRAGPAKVAHLAYTYDTNGYPPPPGQPWAVSLIDENRIVADAKAARKAGADVVVVSVHWGTEWQDAPDDRQLALARTLTAARTAGRPDIDLILGTHAHVPQAYEKINGTWVVYGLGDQIAGEMFNHQGAQDPRGNQSTLARFTFAPPARHGGRWEVRKAEFVPQMFDIDAGRVVNLNNALARGADVEGVRDRIRTVVLSRGAAKDALVMGE, from the coding sequence GTGATCGCACGCAGACATCAGATGGCGCTGGTCCTCACGGCCGTCCTCGCGTCGGCCGCCGCCTGCCAGGCCCGGGACCGGCCGGCCGAGCCGACGGGACGTCCGGCACCGTCCGCCGCCCGCGGCTTCACTCTCGTGGCCTCCGGCGACGTCCTCCCGCACGGCACCATCATCGACCGCGCCCACTTCGACGCGGGCGGTCCCGGCTACGACTTCCGCCCGATGTTCGAGGGCGTCAAGCCCGTCGTCTCCCGCGCCGACCTGGCCCTGTGTCACATGGAGACCGTCTACGGCGCGAACGGCGCCTACACCGGCTACCCCGTCTTCAGGTCCCCGCCCGAGATCGCCCCGGCCCTCGCCGCCACCGGCTACGACGGCTGCTCCACCGCCTCCAACCACAGCCTCGACGACGGCGCCGCCGGCGTACGGCGCACCCTCGACGCGCTCGACGGCGCCGGCGTACGGCACGCGGGCACCGCGCGCACCGAGGCCGAGGCCAACTCGGTCACGATGCTGCGCGCGGGCCCGGCGAAGGTCGCCCACCTCGCCTACACCTACGACACCAACGGCTACCCGCCCCCGCCGGGGCAGCCTTGGGCCGTCAGTCTCATCGACGAGAACCGGATCGTCGCCGACGCCAAGGCCGCCCGGAAGGCGGGCGCCGACGTGGTCGTCGTCTCCGTGCACTGGGGCACCGAATGGCAGGACGCGCCGGACGACCGCCAACTCGCCCTCGCCCGCACCCTCACCGCCGCCCGCACGGCCGGCCGCCCCGACATCGACCTGATCCTGGGCACCCACGCGCACGTCCCCCAGGCCTACGAGAAGATCAACGGCACCTGGGTCGTCTACGGGCTGGGCGACCAGATCGCGGGCGAGATGTTCAACCACCAGGGCGCCCAGGACCCGCGCGGCAACCAGTCCACCCTCGCCCGCTTCACCTTCGCGCCGCCCGCCCGGCACGGCGGCCGTTGGGAGGTGCGCAAGGCGGAGTTCGTACCCCAGATGTTCGACATCGACGCCGGCCGGGTGGTGAACCTCAACAACGCGCTCGCCCGGGGCGCCGACGTCGAGGGCGTGCGCGACCGGATCAGGACCGTGGTCCTCAGCCGGGGCGCGGCCAAGGACGCTCTGGTGATGGGGGAGTGA